One segment of Thermosynechococcus sp. HN-54 DNA contains the following:
- a CDS encoding resolvase: MTEMSRTKYLLGFDPGRDKCGLALALGQEVVRHEVVASDRAIACVQEWYAAYPFEAVIMGNQTTSRQWQHQLQAALAVPVISVNERNSTLEARDRYWQLFPPQGWQRLIPKGLRVPPRPLDDIVAIVLLERYCGYPLLLSKRQ, translated from the coding sequence ATGACGGAAATGAGTCGCACTAAGTATTTGTTGGGGTTTGATCCGGGGCGGGACAAGTGTGGTTTAGCCCTTGCCCTTGGTCAAGAAGTGGTGCGCCATGAAGTGGTGGCCAGCGATCGCGCGATCGCCTGTGTCCAAGAATGGTATGCTGCCTACCCATTTGAGGCGGTGATTATGGGCAATCAAACCACCTCACGGCAGTGGCAACACCAACTGCAAGCAGCTTTGGCTGTTCCAGTGATTTCAGTAAATGAACGCAACAGCACCCTCGAGGCTCGCGATCGCTATTGGCAACTCTTTCCACCCCAAGGTTGGCAGCGGTTGATTCCAAAAGGGTTGCGAGTGCCCCCCCGTCCCCTTGACGATATTGTCGCCATTGTCCTTTTGGAACGCTACTGTGGTTATCCCCTGCTGCTCAGTAAGAGGCAATAA